Proteins encoded by one window of Haematobia irritans isolate KBUSLIRL chromosome 2, ASM5000362v1, whole genome shotgun sequence:
- the dtr gene encoding defective transmitter release, with product MATTKKSCTEPKEIGGLNRITKKRILELCKKDKLYQTPSLNDVLYLHYQGFQCIESLEDYTELKCLWLECNAISEIQGLENQTKLKCLYLQSNLIKKIENLGFCKELDTINLSQNHIRKIENLGCDILPVLNTLNISSNYIKDSDGLKELENCTNLSVLDLSNNRIDDILVVKIFAKMPELKVLVLQGNPVVSKIPQYRKTLILECKKLTYLDSRPVFPKDRACAEAWKRGGYEEERKENDRWNRKERRKMRDSVNATIRMRNKFRKPEDQLTLLVSSDSEDESKKIKRRRQQEELDAGVDMELGIWEEVAGDDNKSETTSSSDMNVSSSTSVLSSSSTDSTAECFSVTSKTDVDPQVKNETVNNVRDDKDPEIETMAESINMGDILKLVNNKKIGNNEESAKEVWRDKEENGTNPKSVVAEGIKRGVEPIEGDEDSEEIEPGNPDNNVSDSHKDIGQAISSLPQDSEAINSLSHDSDLISPRRVYLQIEVDNGNYEPLEVMEKAMESITNTEIGARDRIKEGITSEGVTNALEYKNEYNSVNDQIVKDFENMSSNMDIHLNQLQKDQNERKDVIEALFTQSQEEPPKEMSTSSSDEIDNLYEEERRFERLVDHWDGITKMKGNNPVKESQPISDIIKSSEKKFHKSLTDSVESSAVKSTLKSSLIDDDFVYEPLDITCLTRASNQALDSFERETNELRNILNKLEQENNELYKDSSSESQIEVSVEDLNAKELQNLLTKLEKENIELYQDIITKSSSEMEQSELSNIQKLKQYLMKLENENNDLLKELLDKYKKDENFSDIKRVKKDMDFPKQREIDPRMGLGGDNSREINSLNKCADQERKKHATNENDITENHGVLEIIEGKENILHTMESNSGDNSRELNPPYKCADKERENENDITDNHGVLESIEGKENILHTMESNGDDNSREPNSLYKCADKKSANLVTNENDITEKPGILERIKGKENILHAMETINKNPKESNSERKEPSIGANEKEYFGEHAVSHQNSTKQCNIEEICAETVEDIIETLPLKSSLNVSLPIESDNDDIDSPDLNKDTNNIQMPLAGTIRGVIESLTDIFKKPIQQTTKRTPKICITQEEKSSCLKNLLQHRDLDNFNKDTHESLDNLLAEYKAEESKDLRDLVDRVYAQKDLYDDNIEFIEGKLMVVDKSTGLVKRELSTQTYDSDRDYETAESADEGACCSKPRKVKRRTPQNIPDLHKIPNECESDNDDEFYSLEPQPKPNLYENIDKQFIDHLSMEHLNDSLDLDSLHQREQQNLPKDENGLLKSMLEISDLPEKKRDHIENHLPIEEERLLKKMIEKTKGKERIKSEAEKSLALNNQTKEKSFNNSFYWSQKPKEAITIYEYKTASKMKTASIQDGDGDFGSYKFIHNDLKGERGISEQTIDMKDMEENFNNIVAKNLDSGIVASISRLNSSERLSDEGSIKKEVSVETPGEPILQLEHENDEKTALDDRQELPHDLKNNDQSEELHKSLDEINELNLENMDMLSKEKNSEDLYKNVVDEIPGDLCKDYCENNKINNNETTESDIVSKNKDYSDSQNSKTKIVNNSQNLLENPKELYATNKSPDNISNDSDSQNSKTKIVNNSQNLLENPKVLYATNKSPNNISNDSNEKQDFVEEKLFVPIVTKNEDFSDSQNSKTKIVNNSQNLFENPKELYVTNESPDNISNNSNEKQDFVEQKLFVPIDEIKNIQEFCTQYGTNIDDNLLENPKELYVTNKNLDISKESNSSCNEKQDFVEQKLFVPLNETRNCQEYCTQYGKISITGNIDQGHGYANTYELEEKQMKIQNKEIEGKRFNLKEDIKEISQIPNCSMDNLPKSPIITEKSQDMNSIITTQIPQTDNDNQNTTEISNFNENMVSQNILENPIKFPCSIKPASELKFPHENFPHHLITIKSSNSNDNIEGKLNTNSFENSPLNTTSMANETTYSTFLDNSNNILTDSLTSTKLKTTHRNNSTPKSNSGNPKPILDKSSQEFHEIPIVHTEEEISQKFKENLKGISQIQALFNSQQNVSNSPLNLESFEISTNEIPNPLMEESNILECNLEILDCNDDVIDTITVNAEVHYEF from the exons atggcGACCACGAAAAAATCTTGTACAGAGCCAAAAGAGATTGGCGGTCTTAATCGCATAACGAAAAAACGAATTTTAGAATTATGTAAAAAGGACAAACTTTACCAAACTCCATCActaaatgatgttctttatttgcaCTATCAGG GATTTCAATGTATCGAGAGTTTAGAGGACTATACCGAATTGAAATGCCTATGGCTTGAATGTAATGCTATATCAGAGATACAGGGATTGGAAAATCAAACTAAACTCAAATGTTTATATCTGCAAAGTAATTtgataaagaaaattgaaaatctgggctTTTGTAAAGAACTGGACACCATAAATTTATCACAAAATCATattcgaaaaatcgaaaatttgggTTGTGATATTTTACCGGTACTGAATACCTTAAATATATCCTCAAATTATATTAAGGACTCAGATGGACTTAAGGAATTGGAAAATTGTACAAATCTTTCGGTTTTGGATTTATCCAATAATCGCATAGATGATATATTGGTGGTTAAG ATCTTTGCAAAAATGCCGGAATTAAAAGTTCTGGTTCTACAGGGGAATCCAGTGGTTTCGAAAATACCTCAATATCGTAAAACTTTGATTTTGGAATGT AAAAAACTGACATATTTGGATTCAAGACCAGTATTTCCAAAGGATCGAGCTTGTGCCGAGGCATG GAAACGTGGAGGTTACGAAGAGGAACGCAAGGAAAATGATCGTTGGAATCGCAAAGAACGCCGAAAGATGAGGGATAGTGTGAATG CTACTATAAGGATGCGCAATAAATTCCGTAAACCTGAAGATCAACTAACTCTACTTGTGTCCTCAGATTCTGAAGATGaatcaaagaaaattaaacGTAGACGTCAACAAGAAGAATTGGATGCTGGAGTTGATATGGAATTGGGAATATGGGAAGAAGTGGCTGGAGATGATAATAAATCAGAAACTACATCATCATCGGATATGAATGTCAGTTCATCGACGTCCGTATTAAGCAGCAGTAGTACCGATTCTACAGCTGAATGTTTTAGTGTGACTTCGAAAACGGATGTGGATCCCCAAGTGAAGAATGAAACAGTGAACAACGTTAGGGATGATAAGGACCCAGAGATTGAAACTATGGCTGAGAGCATTAATATGGGAGATATTTTGAAGTtggttaataataaaaaaataggaaaCAATGAAGAATCAGCAAAAGAAGTGTGGAGGGATAAAGAAGAAAATGGAACAAACCCCAAAAGTGTGGTTGCAGAAGGAATAAAGAGAGGAGTCGAACCTATTGAGGGAGATGAAGATAGTGAAGAAATTGAACCAGGAAATCCTGACAATAATGTATCTGATTCACATAAAGACATAGGTCAAGCTATTAGCTCTCTTCCCCAGGATTCTGAAGCTATTAACTCTTTATCACATGATTCTGATCTGATTTCCCCCAGGCGTGTATATTTACAAATTGAAGTCGATAATGGTAATTATGAACCTTTGGAAGTTATGGAAAAGGCCATGGAATCTATAACAAATACCGAAATAGGCGCCAGAGATAGAATTAAGGAGGGTATCACAAGTGAAGGAGTTACAAATGCTTTGGAATACAAAAATGAATATAATTCTGTCAATGATCAGATTGTGAAAGATTTTGAGAACATGTCATCGAACATGGACATTCAtttaaatcaattacaaaaggaCCAAAATGAAAGAAAGGATGTTATAGAAGCATTATTTACTCAAAGTCAAGAGGAACCTCCTAAGGAGATGAGTACCAGCAGCAGTGATGAAATTGACAATCTTTATGAGGAAGAAAGACGTTTTGAACGTTTGGTAGATCACTGGGATGGCATAACCAAGATGAAAGGGAATAATCCAGTGAAAGAGAGTCAACCAATTAGCGATATCATAAAATCCTCTGAAAAGAAGTTCCATAAGTCTTTAACAGATTCTGTAGAATCATCTGCTGTAAAATCTACCCTTAAATCCTCTCTTATTGATGATGACTTCGTTTACGAACCTTTGGATATAACCTGTTTAACTCGAGCTTCTAACCAGGCTCTTGATTCTTTTGAAAGAGAGACTAATGagcttagaaatattttgaataaactTGAACAAGAAAATAATGAATTGTATAAAGATTCAAGTAGTGAAAGTCAAATTGAAGTTTCAGTTGAAGATCTTAATGCTAAAGAGTTGCAAAATCTTTTGACAAAGCTTGAGAAGGAAAATATTGAGCTCTATCAAGATATTATAACGAAAAGTAGCAGTGAAATGGAACAATCCGAATTGTCAAACATTCAAAAGCTCAAACAATATTTGATGAAacttgaaaatgaaaataatgatCTCTTAAAGGAGCTTCTTGATAAATATAAGAAAGATGAAAATTTCTCTGATATCAAAAGAGTTAAGAAAGATATGGATTTCCCAAAGCAAAGAGAAATAGACCCTAGAATGGGTCTGGGTGGTGATAATTCAAGGGAGATTAATTCTCTTAATAAATGTGCTGATCAAGAGAGAAAAAAGCATGCTACCAATGAGAATGATATAACAGAGAACCATGGAGTTTTAGAGATTATTGAAGGAAAAGAGAATATATTGCATACAATGGAAAGTAATAGTGGTGATAACTCAAGGGAGCTTAATCCTCCTTATAAATGTGCAGATAAAGAGAGAGAAAATGAGAATGATATAACAGACAACCATGGAGTTTTAGAGAGTATTGAAGGAAAAGAGAATATATTGCATACAATGGAAAGTAACGGTGATGATAACTCAAGGGAGCCTAATTCTCTTTATAAATGTGCAGATAAAAAGAGTGCAAATCTTGTAACAAATGAAAATGATATAACAGAGAAACCTGGAATTTTAGAGAGAATTAAAGGAAAAGAGAATATATTGCATGCAATGGAAACtattaacaaaaatccaaaagAGAGTAATAGCGAAAGAAAAGAGCCATCAATTGGAGCCAatgaaaaagaatattttggaGAACATGCAGTATCTCACCAAAATTCaacaaagcaatgtaatattgaagaaatatgTGCGGAAACTGTGGAAGATATTATAGAAACCTTGCCATTAAAATCCTCATTGAATGTTTCCTTGCCCATAGAATCCGATAATGATGACATAGATTCTCCAGATTTAAACAAGGACACAAATAACATACAAATGCCTTTGGCTGGAACAATACGTGGCGTTATTGAGTCCTtaacagatattttcaagaaaCCAATTCAGCAAACTACCAAAAGAACTCCTAAGATTTGCATTACGCAAGAGGAAAAGTCttcatgtttaaaaaatttgctacagcACCGTGATCTCGACAATTTCAATAAGGATACACATGAAAGCTTAGATAATCTCCTGGCGGAATATAAAGCTGAGGAAAGCAAAGATTTAAGAGATTTGGTGGATCGTGTATATGCCCAAAAGGATCTTTATGATGATAATATAGAATTTATAGAAGGTAAACTAATGGTTGTCGATAAGAGCACAGGTTTGGTCAAGAGAGAATTATCCACCCAAACTTATGATAGTGATAGGGATTATGAGACAGCTGAATCGGCAGATGAGGGAGCCTGTTGCAGTAAACCAAGAAAGGTTAAAAGAAGGACTCCTCAAAATATTCcagatttacacaaaattcccaATGAGTGCGAAAGTGATAATGACGATGAGTTTTATTCATTGGAGCCTCAGCCAAAGCCAAATCTCTATGAAAATATtgataaacaatttattgatcATTTATCCATGGAACATTTGAATGATAGCCTGGATTTAGATTCTCTTCACCAAAGAGAACAACAAAATCTTCCCAAAGACGAAAATGGTTTATTAAAATCCATGTTAGAAATATCTGACTTGCCTGAGAAAAAGAGAGACCATATTGAAAATCATCTTCCCATAGAAGAAGAGAGGCTTTTGAAGAAAATGATTGAGAAAACCAAAGGCAAAGAGAGAATCAAATCTGAGGCAGAGAAATCTCTAGCTCTCAACAATCAAACTAAGGAGAAATCATTTAATAACTCATTTTATTGGTCCCAAAAGCCCAAAGAAGCTATCACAATTTATGAATATAAAACTGCTAGCAAAATGAAAACGGCGTCAATCCAGGACGGTGATGGGGACTTTGGGTCTTATAAGTTCATTCATAATGATTTAAAAGGAGAGCGTGGAATCTCTGAGCAAACTATTGATATGAAGGATATGGAAGAGAATTTCAATAACATTGTAGCAAAGAATTTAGATTCCGGAATTGTTGCATCTATATCTCGGTTGAATTCTTCAGAAAGATTGAGTGATGAAGGAAGTATAAAGAAGGAGGTTAGTGTAGAAACTCCAGGAGAGCCCATTCTGCAATTGGAACACGAAAATGACGAAAAAACTGCTCTTGATGATCGTCAAGAGTTGCCAcatgatttaaaaaataatgaccAATCTGAGGAATTGCATAAAAGTTTAGATGAAATAAATGAATTGAATCTTGAAAACATGGATATGctatcaaaagaaaaaaattctgaagatttatataaaaatgttgttgatGAAATTCCAGGAGATTTATGTAAAGATTAttgcgaaaataataaaattaataataatgaaaCCACAGAGAGTGACATTGTATCCAAAAACAAAGATTATTCAGATTCTCAAAATAGCAAAACGAAAATTGTCAATAATTCCCAGAATTTATTGGAAAATCCCAAAGAACTATATGCCACTAATAAAAGCCCAGATAATATTTCCAATGATTCAGATTCTCAaaatagcaaaacaaaaattgtcaataattcCCAGAATTTATTGGAAAATCCCAAAGTACTATATGCCACTAATAAAAGCCCAAATAATATTTCCAATGATTCCAATGAAAAACAGGATTTTGTAGAAGAAAAACTGTTTGTTCCAATCGTAACCAAAAACGAAGATTTTTCAGATTCTCAaaatagcaaaacaaaaattgtcaataattcCCAGAATTTATTTGAGAATCCCAAAGAACTGTATGTGACTAATGAAAGTCCAGATAATATTTCCAATAACTCCAATGAAAAACAGGATTTTGTAGAACAAAAACTCTTTGTTCCAATCGATgagataaaaaatatacaagaaTTTTGCACACAATATGGTACGAATATTGATGATAATTTATTGGAAAATCCCAAAGAACTATATGTCACAAATAAAAACTTAGATATTTCCAAGGAGTCCAATTCTTCTTGTAATGAAAAACAAGATTTTGTAGAACAAAAACTCTTTGTTCCATTAAATGAGACAAGAAATTGTCAGGAATATTGCACACAATATGGTAAAATATCAATTACGGGGAATATTGATCAGGGACATGGATATGCTAATACTTACGAATTGGaagaaaagcaaatgaaaattcaaaataaggAAATAGAAGGAAAACGCTTCAATTTAAAGGAAGATATTAAAGAAATCTCTCAAATCCCAAATTGTTCTATGGATAATCTCCCAAAATCACCTATAATAACTGAAAAATCCCAGGATATGAACTCAATAATCACCACACAAATTCCCCAAACAGATAATGATAATCAAAATACCACCGAAATAtccaatttcaatgaaaacatgGTTTCCCAGAATATATTGGAAAATCCCATAAAATTTCCTTGCTCAATAAAACCTGCAAGTGAATTGAAATTTCCACATGAAAATTTCCCACATCATCTAATAACCATAAAATCAAGTAATTCTAACGATAATATTGAAGGGAAACTTAATACAAATTCATTCGAGAACTCTCCATTAAATACTACTTCCATGGCCAATGAAACTACTTATTCAACATTTTTGGATAATTCTAATAATATATTAACAGATTCCttaacatctacgaaattaaaaacaacacaCCGAAACAACAGTACACCGAAATCTAATAGCGGCAACCCTAAGCCAATTTTAGACAAGAGCTCTCAAGAATTTCATGAAATACCCATTGTTCATACGGAAGAAGAAATATCCCagaaatttaaggaaaatcttAAAGGAATATCACAAATTCAAGCTCTATTTAATTCCcagcaaaatgtatcgaattccCCTTTAAATTTAGAATCATTCGAAATATCTACAAATGAAATCCCTAATCCCCTTATGGAAGAGAGTAATATTTTAGAATGTAATCTAGAAATATTGGATTGTAATGATGATGTAATCGATACCATTACCGTTAATGCCGAAGTCCATTATGAATTttga
- the LOC142223403 gene encoding cytosolic 10-formyltetrahydrofolate dehydrogenase, giving the protein MKDPLRIAIIGQSNFAADVLELLLEKRYNVVGVFTIPNKGSREDILATTASRYNIPVFKFSTWRRKGVAIPEVLEQYKSVQANLNVLPYCSQFIPMEVIDGAPLGSICYHPSILPRHRGASAISWTLIEGDDIAGFSIFWADDGLDTGPILLQKQVNVDAQDTLDTLYKRFLYPEGVKSMGEAVDMVAQEKAPRITQTEVGATYDPAMFKEENQYVDLNQSAERIWNFIRALDSVPGALAVILNEDGSEEKVRLFGAHVYSDRAFKKVQALRLKGLKNKAFIHEEGLAIEGTDGQLVNVRRIKKGSKMINACDWFNLSQAPQITDFSEDELAKKEILRNVWLSILKCPIEAETDFFAAGAGSMDVVRLVEECKDAFDVPLENEHVFMAPVFDEFFCELVKALRQGSSTGSVKVHFDGFVLKANKKEISVPTQLFINGEFVDAENRKTLDIINPSNEEVLCKVACASLGDVDKAAVAAHKAFYGAWRQVSARQRGQLMMKLADLMEEHKEELATIESVDSGAVYTLALKTHIGMSIDAWRYFAGWCDKIQGNTIPVNPARPNNVLTFTKKEPLGVVGLITPWNYPLMMLSWKMAACIAAGNTCLIKPAQTCPLTALKFAELTVKAGFPAGVINIVTGRGSEAGQAILEHNLIRKLGFTGSTEVGKSVMRSCAESNLKKCSLELGGKSPLVIFADCDFDKAVKHGMSSVFFNKGENCIAAGRIFVEDRIHDEFVRRVVKDIRSMTIGDPLNRSTAHGPQNHRAHFEKLIEFCERGVEEGATLVYGGKPVPNTKGYFFQPTVFTNVEDHMYIAQEESFGPIMIITKFHGSDIESVMRRANRSEYGLASGVFTGDISKALSFADNIEAGTVFVNVYNKTDVAAPFGGFKQSGFGKDLGQEALNEYLKTKCVTIEY; this is encoded by the exons atgaAA GATCCTTTAAGAATTGCCATCATAGGGCAAAGTAATTTTGCTGCCGATGTCCTTGAATTGCTCTTGGAGAAACGTTATAATGTTGTGGGGGTCTTCACCATTCCCAATAAAGGATCTAGGGAAGATATTTTAGCCACAACTGCCAGCCGCTACAATATAcccgttttcaaattttcaacatGGCGCCGCAAGGGTGTTGCCATACCCGAAGTATTGGAACAATACAAATCGGTACAGGCCAATTTGAATGTCCTACCCTATTGTTCACAATTCATACCCATGGAAGTTATTGATGGGGCCCCTCTAGGCAGTATATGCTATCATCCCTCCATTTTACCTCGTCATCGGGGAGCCAGTGCCATATCTTGGACCCTTATAGAGGGTGATGATATTGCAGGATTTTCCATATTCTGGGCTGATGATGGTTTGGATACAGGTCCAATTCTATTGCAGAAACAAGTGAATGTCGATGCCCAAGATACATTGGATACTTTGTACAAACGGTTCTTATATCCTGAGGGAGTCAAGTCAATGGGCGAAGCTGTTGACATGGTGGCGCAAGAGAAAGCTCCAAGAATTACACAAACAGAGGTGGGAGCCACCTATGATCCGGCCATGTTTAAAGAGGAAAATCAATATGTCGATCTAAATCAATCGGCTGAAAGAATATGGAACTTTATAAGAGCTTTGGATTCGGTACCAGGAGCTTTGGCTGTAATTCTCAATGAGGATGGCAGTGAGGAGAAGGTGCGTCTATTCGGAGCCCATGTATATTCCGATAGAGCTTTTAAAAAGGTTCAAGCCTTACGTTTGAAAGGTTTGAAGAATAAGGCTTTCATACATGAAGAGGGTTTGGCCATTGAAGGTACCGATGGCCAGCTGGTCAACGTTAGACGCATCAAGAAGGGATCCAAAATGATTAATGCCTGCGATTGGTTCAACCTCTCACAAGCTCCCCAGATTACCGATTTCTCGGAAGATGAATTGGCCAAGAAGGAAATTTTACGCAATGTCTGGCTTTCCATATTGAAATGTCCCATTGAAGCCGAAACAGATTTCTTTGCGGCCGGAGCTGGATCTATGGATGTGGTGCGTTTAGTGGAGGAATGTAAGGACGCCTTTGATGTACCGCTGGAGAATGAGCATGTCTTCATGGCCCCCGTGTTTGATGAGTTCTTCTGTGAACTAGTTAAGGCTTTGAGGCAAGGCTCCTCCACTGGATCCGTTAAGGTTCATTTTGATGGTTTTGTTTTAAAAGCCAATAAGAAGGAGATTTCTGTACCCACTCAATTATTTATCAATGGAGAATTTGTTGATGCCGAGAATCGTAAGACTTTGGATATCATTAATCCATCCAATGAGGAGGTCTTATGTAAGGTGGCTTGTGCCTCTCTTGGAGATGTGGACAAGGCAGCTGTAGCAGCGCATAAGGCCTTCTATGGAGCATGGCGTCAGGTATCGGCTCGTCAAAGGGGTCAACTAATGATGAAATTGGCCGATTTAATGGAGGAGCATAAAGAGGAATTGGCCACCATCGAATCTGTAGATTCGGGAGCTGTATACACCTTGGCTCTTAAGACGCACATTGGTATGTCCATAGatgcttggcgttattttgccgGTTGGTGTGATAAGATCCAGGGTAATACGATACCCGTTAACCCGGCCAGACCTAATAATGTATTGACTTTTACCAAAAAGGAACCTTTAGG GGTTGTGGGTTTAATTACTCCTTGGAATTATCCTCTAATGATGTTATCCTGGAAAATGGCCGCTTGCATAGCTGCTGGCAATACCTGCCTTATTAAACCTGCCCAAACTTGCCCCCTAACTGCTTTGAAATTTGCCGAACTTACTGTTAAGGCTGGTTTCCCAGCTGGTGTCATAAACATTGTCACTGGCCGAGGTTCCGAGGCTGGTCAAGCTATTTTGGAACATAATTTGATACGTAAATTAGGTTTTACTGGATCCACAGAAGTTGGCAAAAGTGTTATGCGTTCTTGTGCCGAATCGAATTTGAAGAAATGTTCCTTGGAATTGGGTGGTAAATCTCCTCTGGTGATTTTTGCTGATTGTGATTTTGATAAAGCGGTGAAACAT GGAATGTCCTCGGTCTTCTTCAATAAGGGTGAAAATTGCATTGCTGCCGGaagaattttcgttgaagatcgtATACACGATGAATTTGTTCGACGTGTTGTCAAAGATATCCGATCAATGACCATTGGTGATCCATTGAATCGTTCCACAGCTCATGGTCCCCAAAATCATCGGGCCCATTTTGAAAAGCTCATTGAGTTCTGTGAACGTGGTGTCGAGGAAGGAGCTACTTTGGTGTATGGTGGAAAACCCGTGCCAAATACCAAGGGATATTTCTTCCAACCCACTGTATTCACAAATGTCGAAGATCATATGTATATTGCCCAAGAGGAATCGTTTGGTCCCATTATGATTATAACGAAATTCCATGGCAGCGATATTGAATCGGTTATGCGTCGGGCAAATCGTTCTGAATATGGTTTGGCCAGTGGCGTTTTTACCGGTGACATTAGTAAGGCCTTGTCATTTGCCGATAACATCGAGGCCGGCACTGTGTTCGTGAATGTTTACAATAAGACTGATGTAGCAGCCCCATTTGGTGGTTTTAAACAGAGCGGTTTTGGCAAGGATCTCGGCCAAGAAGCTCTTAATGAATATCTCAAGACTAAATGTGTCACAATTGAATATTAG